In Arthrobacter citreus, a single genomic region encodes these proteins:
- a CDS encoding FAD-binding oxidoreductase: MRKKIIVGILLLTVFVTVLHTLWNKPTPLKHGMIDDVGHLLPTKIDRVVKGKEVEQLKKIVIDAKEQGKTVSIAGERHSQGGHTYYKDGVVIDLKTFNKVEKVDPVHKTVIVQSGATWGDIQKAINPYNLALKVTQSQEIFSVGGSLSVNAHGRDIRNHSLASTVNWFTLLTPKGKVIKVSRTENKELFPYVLGGYGLFGVILELELQLTNNELYQVETKTMDYDKYPAYFKKNVLENKNARMHIARISVAPDSFFDKVYAINYMETSRKMSDSDKELKEDHSAFLPKLALGMSRTSDIGKDLFWQLQYSFIHSLNGSYETRNNVMRSESKFMEFDDRQDTQVLQEFFVPVDEFVSYIDEVREYLQYEHDFNLLNITIRYVEKDNETVMNYAKDDMFAFVVLIQHGKDKDSVHKASEVIQKWTDLTIKHRGTYYLPYYPYQTKQQMQSAYSRTEDFFNKKKAFDPDSVFMNTFYENYGE; this comes from the coding sequence GTGAGGAAAAAAATAATAGTAGGAATACTCCTCTTAACAGTGTTTGTTACAGTTTTACATACTCTATGGAATAAACCAACTCCATTAAAGCATGGAATGATTGATGATGTTGGACACCTACTTCCAACAAAAATTGATCGTGTTGTTAAAGGGAAAGAAGTAGAACAATTAAAGAAAATTGTCATTGATGCAAAAGAACAAGGCAAGACAGTTTCAATTGCAGGCGAGCGCCATAGTCAAGGAGGACATACATATTATAAAGATGGAGTTGTGATCGACTTAAAAACATTTAATAAAGTTGAAAAAGTGGATCCAGTTCATAAAACAGTAATTGTTCAAAGTGGAGCAACCTGGGGTGATATACAAAAAGCAATTAATCCGTATAATCTGGCTCTGAAGGTAACTCAGTCTCAAGAGATATTTTCTGTCGGTGGATCATTAAGTGTGAATGCACACGGACGTGATATTCGGAATCATTCATTAGCTAGTACAGTTAACTGGTTCACATTACTAACTCCAAAAGGGAAAGTAATCAAAGTAAGTCGTACTGAGAATAAAGAGCTTTTTCCTTATGTATTAGGTGGTTATGGACTATTTGGAGTTATTTTAGAATTAGAACTTCAATTAACAAATAATGAATTATATCAAGTAGAAACAAAAACGATGGATTATGATAAATATCCGGCGTATTTTAAGAAAAACGTTTTAGAAAATAAAAATGCAAGGATGCATATCGCTAGAATTTCTGTTGCACCAGATAGTTTTTTTGACAAAGTTTATGCCATTAATTATATGGAAACATCTCGTAAAATGTCAGATTCGGATAAAGAGCTGAAGGAAGATCATTCCGCTTTTTTACCAAAGCTTGCTCTCGGTATGTCCAGAACATCGGATATTGGTAAAGATCTTTTCTGGCAACTGCAATATAGCTTTATTCATTCATTAAATGGAAGCTATGAAACTCGTAATAATGTTATGCGCTCAGAAAGCAAGTTTATGGAATTCGATGATCGTCAAGATACACAAGTTTTACAAGAGTTTTTCGTACCTGTAGATGAATTTGTTAGCTATATTGACGAGGTTAGAGAATATTTACAATATGAGCATGATTTTAATCTTTTAAATATAACGATTCGATATGTTGAAAAAGATAATGAAACAGTCATGAATTATGCAAAAGATGATATGTTTGCTTTTGTTGTTTTGATTCAACATGGAAAAGATAAAGATTCTGTTCATAAAGCTTCAGAGGTTATTCAAAAATGGACTGATCTAACAATAAAACATCGAGGAACCTATTACTTACCGTATTATCCTTATCAAACTAAGCAACAAATGCAGTCGGCTTATTCAAGAACTGAAGATTTTTTTAATAAGAAGAAAGCGTTTGATCCAGATAGTGTATTTATGAATACTTTTTATGAAAATTACGGGGAGTAA
- a CDS encoding amidohydrolase, with protein MNEINTWVSQHDESIKSTYQYLHKHAEISWKEFETTRFLCEQLEKLNIRYETFEDITGVVGYWGNKEEGPTIGIRSDMDALWQLVDGEWKANHSCGHDAHMTMVLYAITCLKEIGYEPKGLIKIIFQPAEETGKGAQAMIERGVLNDVKLLLGLHVRPIQELKFGEAAPAIYHGATTLLKGTIKGKQAHGARPNLGINVVDSLGAIIQAVNAVKVDPSVSASAKVTMVTAGGDNVNIIPDFAEFGIDVRAERNEIMKELIKDIEQAVFAAGTANHAEVFMETIAEMVAAEKSQLMEEVVKEAIVEATGIESLAPAVNTPGGEDFHFYKTNFPHLQLTMVGLGTDLKPGLHHPNMSFNLDSLSNGVKILSTALIKMLA; from the coding sequence ATGAATGAGATTAATACGTGGGTTTCTCAGCATGACGAGTCGATAAAGTCTACTTATCAGTATCTTCATAAACATGCTGAAATTAGTTGGAAAGAATTTGAGACAACTAGGTTCTTATGTGAACAATTAGAAAAATTGAATATACGATATGAAACGTTTGAGGACATTACCGGTGTCGTTGGATACTGGGGAAATAAAGAAGAAGGACCAACAATTGGGATCAGATCTGATATGGATGCTTTGTGGCAGCTAGTGGATGGAGAATGGAAAGCAAATCATTCCTGTGGTCATGACGCTCATATGACAATGGTACTTTATGCCATAACTTGTTTGAAGGAAATTGGATATGAACCTAAAGGATTAATAAAAATAATCTTTCAACCAGCCGAGGAAACTGGGAAAGGTGCACAAGCGATGATTGAAAGAGGGGTTCTAAATGACGTGAAACTTTTACTAGGTCTTCATGTGCGCCCTATTCAAGAATTGAAATTTGGAGAAGCGGCACCTGCTATCTATCATGGGGCTACAACTCTATTAAAAGGGACGATCAAAGGGAAACAGGCTCACGGAGCTAGACCGAATCTCGGAATAAATGTAGTAGATTCCCTTGGAGCAATCATTCAAGCAGTCAATGCGGTAAAGGTAGATCCATCTGTTTCTGCATCTGCAAAGGTAACAATGGTAACGGCTGGTGGAGATAATGTAAATATCATCCCAGATTTTGCTGAGTTCGGAATTGATGTACGAGCCGAACGAAATGAAATAATGAAAGAGTTAATCAAAGATATTGAACAAGCGGTTTTTGCAGCTGGAACGGCCAATCATGCAGAAGTTTTTATGGAAACCATTGCAGAAATGGTGGCTGCAGAAAAAAGTCAGTTGATGGAAGAGGTCGTAAAAGAGGCGATCGTGGAAGCAACCGGAATTGAAAGCTTAGCTCCAGCCGTTAACACACCTGGAGGAGAAGATTTTCATTTTTACAAAACAAATTTCCCTCATTTACAATTAACAATGGTAGGATTAGGAACAGACTTGAAGCCAGGCTTGCATCATCCGAATATGAGTTTTAATCTAGATTCTCTATCAAACGGTGTTAAAATCTTAAGTACGGCATTGATTAAGATGTTGGCGTAA
- a CDS encoding Rrf2 family transcriptional regulator, translated as MKDKVSSTKWFGLALQSLLILAEQDGICPSAVLAQKLEAQSTFLRKILANLVKAGIISAKEGRDGGYYLAKDVNEITLKDVYDAMRSDPYSKGFLDVNSKECFAPSTKSALYELKDEMESWLVEGLAKKTISDLLPNEKENG; from the coding sequence TTGAAAGATAAGGTTTCTAGTACGAAATGGTTTGGACTAGCACTGCAATCTCTACTCATTTTAGCAGAGCAAGATGGAATATGCCCAAGTGCAGTTTTAGCTCAGAAACTTGAAGCCCAGTCAACCTTTTTACGAAAAATTCTTGCCAATTTAGTTAAAGCGGGGATCATTTCAGCTAAAGAAGGTCGAGATGGTGGATATTACTTAGCGAAAGATGTTAATGAAATTACTTTAAAAGATGTTTATGATGCGATGAGATCTGATCCATATTCCAAAGGTTTCTTGGATGTTAATAGTAAGGAATGTTTTGCTCCTTCTACAAAATCGGCTTTATACGAGTTAAAAGACGAGATGGAGAGCTGGCTAGTTGAAGGCCTTGCGAAGAAAACAATTTCTGACTTATTACCTAATGAAAAAGAGAATGGGTAA
- the pdxK gene encoding pyridoxine/pyridoxal/pyridoxamine kinase encodes MTIYKALTLAGSDSSGGAGLQADIKTFQERNVYGMSAITTLVAMDPHNHWHHQVFPIDIDTIAAQLETIVVGVGIQAMKTGMLGSVEIIELAAKTIKKHNIDRVVVDPVMICKGNDEALHPETNDALREILVPLSTVVTPNLFEAAQLAKMAPICTVEQMEEAARKIHELGAKYVLVKGGSKIQHENAIDVLFDGEKIEHLESDRIETTYTHGAGCTYSAAICAELAKGAEPREAINTAKKFITEAIRHSFPINQYVGPTNHMAYRLHGEA; translated from the coding sequence ATGACAATTTATAAAGCACTTACACTTGCGGGATCAGATAGTAGTGGTGGAGCAGGGTTACAAGCTGATATTAAAACATTTCAGGAACGTAATGTTTATGGAATGAGTGCAATTACAACTTTAGTAGCGATGGATCCTCATAATCATTGGCATCATCAAGTATTCCCAATTGATATAGATACAATTGCAGCACAATTAGAAACAATCGTAGTTGGTGTTGGAATTCAAGCGATGAAAACAGGAATGCTAGGATCAGTTGAGATCATTGAGTTAGCTGCAAAAACGATTAAAAAACATAATATTGATCGCGTAGTTGTAGACCCAGTTATGATTTGTAAAGGAAATGACGAAGCTCTTCATCCAGAAACAAATGATGCATTGAGAGAAATTTTAGTTCCCCTTTCAACAGTTGTAACGCCAAACTTATTCGAGGCAGCACAATTAGCTAAAATGGCACCAATTTGTACAGTTGAACAAATGGAGGAAGCAGCACGCAAAATCCATGAGTTAGGTGCAAAATATGTTTTAGTAAAAGGCGGAAGCAAAATTCAACATGAAAATGCAATAGACGTATTATTTGATGGTGAAAAAATCGAACATTTAGAATCTGACAGAATTGAAACTACATACACACATGGAGCAGGTTGTACATACTCTGCAGCAATTTGTGCAGAGCTTGCTAAAGGTGCAGAACCAAGAGAAGCAATTAACACTGCAAAAAAATTCATTACTGAAGCAATTCGTCACTCATTCCCAATTAATCAATACGTAGGCCCAACAAATCATATGGCTTATCGTTTACATGGTGAAGCTTAA
- a CDS encoding class I SAM-dependent methyltransferase, whose protein sequence is MTEIWESSFIENQMMWGLEPADSAILTKDFFVEKNIKDILIPGFGYGRNANVFIENGINVTGIEISETAIELARKNGMSSHIFHGSVTDMPFDNRQYDGIFCYALIHLLNKHDREKFISDCYNQLSPNGYMIFTTISKDAPMFGKGKQLGENYFEITEGMKLFFYDSESIKQEFGKYGLIEALEIVEPHKNMENKPPFKFTMIKCQKR, encoded by the coding sequence ATGACAGAAATTTGGGAATCAAGTTTTATCGAAAATCAAATGATGTGGGGGTTAGAGCCTGCAGATTCAGCAATTTTGACAAAAGATTTTTTCGTTGAGAAGAATATTAAGGACATATTAATTCCGGGTTTTGGATATGGTCGAAATGCAAATGTTTTTATTGAAAACGGAATAAATGTAACTGGCATTGAAATTTCTGAAACAGCGATTGAATTGGCTAGGAAAAATGGAATGAGTTCTCATATTTTTCATGGTTCAGTTACCGATATGCCTTTTGATAACAGACAGTATGATGGGATTTTTTGCTACGCACTTATTCATTTATTGAATAAACATGATCGAGAAAAGTTTATTAGTGATTGTTATAACCAATTAAGTCCAAATGGATATATGATTTTCACTACTATTTCAAAAGATGCTCCAATGTTTGGTAAGGGCAAACAACTAGGTGAAAACTATTTCGAAATAACGGAAGGGATGAAATTATTTTTTTATGATTCCGAATCGATTAAACAAGAGTTTGGAAAATATGGATTGATCGAAGCATTAGAAATTGTTGAACCACATAAGAATATGGAAAATAAACCTCCATTTAAATTTACGATGATAAAATGTCAAAAAAGATAA
- a CDS encoding nitroreductase family protein: protein MSSTKTEREEYLNKVNEIDFGTDAPKEIESTDFFTVAKERRSVRHYDPSFQLSDDEIKELLEIAIQAPSSSNLQPWRFLVIKDQETKQKLLPIANNQQQVVDASAVIAVLGDIEAFKNADRIYDELVAKEMMTQEVKDFYVGSIVKNYGSLPEEVATKVAMIDGGLVSMQFMLAAKAKGLDTVPMGGYDQAKFIEAFNVPANFKPVMLISVGKGIKAGFEKVRLTLDEVVTWDKY from the coding sequence ATGTCTAGTACGAAAACAGAAAGAGAAGAATATTTAAATAAAGTAAACGAAATTGATTTTGGAACTGATGCACCTAAAGAAATTGAAAGCACAGATTTCTTTACTGTAGCAAAAGAAAGAAGATCAGTTCGTCATTATGACCCAAGTTTTCAACTGTCTGATGATGAAATTAAAGAATTACTTGAAATTGCAATCCAAGCTCCATCATCATCAAACTTACAACCATGGAGATTTCTTGTCATTAAAGATCAAGAAACAAAACAAAAATTATTACCAATCGCAAATAACCAACAACAAGTTGTTGATGCATCTGCAGTTATCGCTGTATTAGGTGATATTGAGGCATTCAAAAATGCTGATCGCATTTATGATGAATTAGTCGCAAAAGAAATGATGACTCAAGAAGTTAAAGACTTCTATGTAGGTTCAATTGTGAAAAACTACGGAAGCTTACCAGAAGAAGTAGCTACAAAAGTTGCTATGATTGACGGTGGATTAGTATCAATGCAATTTATGCTTGCTGCAAAAGCAAAAGGCTTAGACACAGTACCAATGGGTGGATATGACCAAGCGAAGTTTATCGAAGCATTCAATGTACCAGCAAACTTCAAACCAGTAATGTTAATTTCAGTAGGTAAAGGAATTAAAGCAGGCTTCGAAAAAGTTCGTCTTACTTTAGATGAAGTTGTTACTTGGGATAAATATTAA
- a CDS encoding MFS transporter, giving the protein MQKRETKLVPVMIALLLGIFFASLDNTIVSTAMPTILKDLGGYDKFVWVTSAYLVTEMAGMPIFGKLSDMYGRKRFFMLGIILFILGSILCGTATSIIQLSVYRAIQGIGGSALMPIAFTIIWDVFPVEKRGKMSGIFGAVFGLSSVLGPLIGAYITDYINWRFIFYINIPFGLLTLGLIGYFYVESKNHTKQQIDWWGAITFVISIVCLMFALELGGKEYAWDSVQILGLFAGFAVFLIVFLFIERKVAEPIISFDMFKYRLFAASNFVGLFYGAAFIAATIYIPIFIQFVQGGTATNSGLVLLPMMVSVSISATLGGALANRMSYRSIMFGSVVLLLAGIICLGTITPDTSKFQVIVYMVIVGLGVGASFSVLGMSAMHHFDNENRGSASSTNSFLRALGMTVGITVFGVIQRNVFTDKITDAFAGSGAPQNFSNINQAFTPEAQKLIPAPILAKIIDVFSSSIAHTFLWTLVPVGLALISIFLMGNERLSDKDFAKSNAS; this is encoded by the coding sequence ATGCAAAAAAGGGAAACAAAATTGGTTCCTGTTATGATTGCGTTATTACTGGGGATATTTTTCGCTTCTCTTGATAACACAATTGTTTCAACTGCGATGCCAACAATTTTAAAAGACTTAGGTGGCTATGATAAATTTGTTTGGGTAACGTCAGCTTATTTAGTGACTGAAATGGCTGGGATGCCAATTTTCGGTAAACTTTCTGATATGTACGGTAGAAAAAGATTTTTTATGTTAGGTATTATCTTATTCATTTTAGGTTCGATTCTTTGTGGAACTGCAACTTCTATTATTCAACTTAGTGTTTACCGTGCGATTCAAGGTATTGGTGGAAGTGCTTTAATGCCAATTGCTTTTACAATTATTTGGGATGTGTTTCCTGTTGAAAAGCGTGGTAAAATGAGCGGTATTTTTGGTGCAGTATTTGGATTATCAAGCGTACTTGGACCACTAATTGGTGCTTACATTACAGATTATATTAACTGGAGATTTATTTTCTATATCAATATTCCATTTGGACTTTTAACATTAGGATTAATCGGTTATTTTTATGTTGAATCGAAAAACCATACAAAGCAACAAATCGACTGGTGGGGTGCAATTACATTTGTTATTAGTATTGTCTGTTTAATGTTTGCACTTGAGCTTGGCGGAAAAGAATATGCTTGGGATTCAGTTCAAATTTTAGGTTTATTTGCTGGGTTCGCAGTTTTCTTAATTGTTTTCTTATTTATTGAACGTAAAGTAGCAGAACCGATTATTTCATTTGATATGTTTAAATATCGACTTTTTGCTGCTAGTAACTTTGTCGGATTATTCTACGGGGCGGCATTCATCGCTGCAACAATTTATATCCCGATCTTTATTCAATTTGTTCAAGGTGGAACAGCAACGAATTCTGGCTTAGTTTTATTACCAATGATGGTAAGTGTAAGTATTTCTGCTACACTAGGTGGGGCATTAGCAAATCGAATGAGTTATCGTAGTATAATGTTCGGTTCGGTTGTCCTATTATTAGCAGGTATTATTTGTTTAGGTACGATCACACCTGATACGAGTAAATTCCAAGTGATTGTGTATATGGTTATTGTTGGACTTGGCGTTGGAGCTTCATTCTCAGTTCTTGGTATGTCTGCAATGCATCACTTTGACAATGAAAATCGTGGTTCAGCAAGTTCAACAAACTCATTCCTACGTGCATTAGGAATGACAGTAGGGATTACTGTTTTTGGTGTTATTCAACGAAATGTATTTACTGACAAAATTACAGATGCTTTTGCAGGTAGCGGAGCACCTCAAAATTTCTCTAATATTAATCAAGCATTTACACCTGAAGCTCAAAAACTGATTCCAGCACCAATATTGGCGAAAATTATAGATGTGTTTTCTTCTTCAATCGCCCATACTTTCCTTTGGACACTAGTTCCAGTAGGATTGGCGCTGATTTCAATTTTCCTAATGGGTAATGAACGCTTATCTGATAAAGATTTTGCTAAGAGTAATGCTTCATAA
- a CDS encoding S9 family peptidase — protein sequence MTIRLTKPEDIYRFEWPSNPVISPDGKQVIYEKTKACEKENDYNTHLFLANIEGTMDQQLTTNGKSNTQPIWSSNGNTIAYLSNRSYGSQIWLLSLDSKQERCLTKFKYGISSIIWSPNRDMIYGLVPVAQNKEVEVFNENISEAEAIDEINARNKQWHEGSKRFNKLYYKNDGIGLQTPHNRQLVSINVKTGEFEQLTNRPHHISEPTISPDGKYIAFTSSNDGESGLYGKRIYTIPAHGGEEKLVYPKANAHSPSYSPDGKWIAYFSYYYNQIQLQLIPADGGEVRHLSKQYHDTLGDMIFTDMRFLKSPLKPQWSRNGQYVFCLGTREGRNEIVRFAVDDSDGRGRIVIGGDRTIFHFSYNGDQTFVLAYSSYEHPGKIAVVNVKNNTGYHYIKREPMEEFSIPEVPSLFTNEVRIDDCNDAYISEVKVVKPEVFSYRSEDKWQIQGFVLKPANFEEGKKYPVLLDIHGGPHSSFGFTYFHQMQLFSAQGFAVVYLNPRGTSGFGEDFTNAVCGDYGGKDMIDLFNGLNEALRRFDFLDKNKVAVNGISYGGFMVNWLITHTDQFFAAVSEGCISNWISMYGTSDIAPEFMDVEFQGKTDVVSLWKRSPLAYVENVNTPLLLLHNESDLRCPIEQAEQFYSHIKRKGGEVQFVRVPNSSHALLQIGKPTLRIQRLEAMLDFVTSQLQESLSKGSLAIHE from the coding sequence CCCGTGATATCACCTGATGGGAAACAAGTAATCTATGAAAAAACGAAAGCTTGTGAGAAAGAAAATGATTATAATACGCATTTGTTCTTAGCTAATATAGAAGGAACAATGGATCAGCAACTAACTACTAACGGAAAAAGTAACACCCAACCTATCTGGTCGTCAAACGGAAACACCATTGCATATCTTTCTAATCGAAGTTATGGTTCGCAAATTTGGCTATTATCGCTAGACTCTAAGCAGGAGAGATGTCTTACAAAATTTAAATATGGTATTAGCTCAATTATTTGGTCACCAAATAGAGATATGATTTATGGTTTAGTACCAGTAGCACAAAACAAAGAAGTGGAAGTGTTTAATGAAAATATAAGTGAAGCCGAAGCCATTGATGAAATCAATGCTCGAAATAAACAGTGGCACGAAGGTTCGAAACGCTTCAACAAGCTTTATTACAAAAATGATGGGATTGGTCTTCAAACCCCTCACAATCGCCAGCTTGTTTCAATAAATGTCAAAACAGGGGAGTTCGAACAATTAACGAATAGACCACACCATATCTCAGAACCTACTATTTCACCGGATGGGAAATATATTGCTTTTACTTCTTCAAATGATGGAGAGAGTGGACTATATGGTAAAAGGATCTATACTATACCAGCACATGGTGGAGAAGAAAAATTGGTGTATCCCAAAGCAAATGCGCATTCGCCATCTTATTCACCTGATGGAAAGTGGATTGCGTATTTTTCCTACTATTATAATCAAATTCAATTACAACTAATTCCGGCTGATGGAGGAGAAGTTAGACATTTAAGTAAACAATATCATGATACGCTAGGTGATATGATTTTTACTGATATGCGCTTCCTAAAAAGTCCTTTGAAACCTCAATGGTCCAGAAATGGACAGTACGTATTTTGCCTAGGAACTCGAGAAGGCAGGAATGAAATTGTCCGATTTGCTGTGGATGATTCAGATGGAAGAGGTCGTATAGTAATTGGTGGAGATCGGACTATTTTTCATTTTTCTTATAATGGCGACCAAACATTTGTTTTAGCGTATTCGTCTTACGAACACCCTGGAAAAATTGCTGTCGTTAATGTTAAGAATAATACGGGATATCATTATATTAAGAGAGAACCAATGGAAGAATTTTCTATTCCAGAAGTACCATCCTTATTCACAAACGAAGTACGTATAGATGACTGTAATGATGCCTACATATCTGAGGTAAAAGTAGTCAAACCAGAAGTCTTTTCGTATCGTTCGGAGGATAAATGGCAGATTCAAGGATTTGTTCTTAAGCCAGCTAATTTTGAGGAAGGAAAAAAATACCCTGTATTATTAGATATTCATGGTGGCCCCCATTCTTCGTTCGGTTTTACATATTTTCACCAAATGCAACTATTCTCTGCACAAGGATTTGCGGTTGTTTACCTTAATCCACGGGGGACTTCTGGGTTTGGTGAAGATTTTACGAATGCAGTGTGTGGCGATTATGGCGGAAAGGATATGATCGACCTATTTAATGGGTTAAACGAGGCTTTACGTCGATTTGATTTTCTTGATAAAAACAAGGTGGCAGTCAATGGAATTAGTTATGGTGGATTTATGGTGAATTGGCTAATTACTCATACCGATCAATTTTTTGCTGCTGTATCAGAAGGTTGTATTTCAAATTGGATTTCAATGTATGGTACTAGTGATATCGCGCCGGAATTTATGGATGTAGAATTTCAAGGGAAAACGGATGTAGTATCACTTTGGAAACGCTCTCCGCTTGCTTATGTGGAAAATGTGAATACACCACTTTTGCTTCTTCATAATGAGAGTGATTTAAGATGTCCAATCGAACAGGCGGAGCAGTTCTATTCACACATTAAGAGGAAGGGAGGAGAGGTGCAATTTGTTCGGGTACCGAACTCAAGCCACGCACTTCTTCAAATTGGGAAACCTACGTTGCGAATTCAAAGGTTAGAAGCCATGCTAGATTTTGTAACTTCACAGTTACAAGAATCATTATCAAAAGGGAGTTTGGCCATCCATGAATGA
- a CDS encoding PH domain-containing protein, with the protein MRANPSQRPSLKMRSVWRITSLLSSISLVTLPIIYYFLMRHFSLPFFILMIIIAVVIVLILFLTLFFPTLRFKYTAYEIYENELEIQKGIFVIKRIVIPMVRVQHVTTEVGPILRRYGLSTVNISTAATTHEIEGLEHHVAEKLRDKIIYLARISDDDV; encoded by the coding sequence ATGAGAGCAAATCCATCTCAAAGACCATCATTAAAGATGAGGTCTGTATGGAGAATTACATCACTATTAAGTAGTATCTCTCTAGTTACATTACCAATTATCTATTATTTTCTTATGAGACATTTTTCACTTCCTTTCTTTATTTTAATGATTATTATAGCGGTCGTTATAGTGTTAATTCTTTTTTTAACTTTATTTTTCCCTACACTTAGATTCAAATATACTGCATATGAGATATATGAAAATGAGTTAGAAATTCAAAAAGGAATATTTGTTATTAAACGAATCGTTATTCCGATGGTCAGAGTTCAACACGTTACGACTGAGGTAGGACCAATACTACGTCGATACGGTTTATCTACAGTAAATATTTCCACGGCTGCCACCACACATGAAATTGAAGGCTTAGAACACCATGTCGCTGAAAAGCTTAGAGATAAAATTATCTACCTAGCAAGGATAAGTGATGACGATGTTTGA
- a CDS encoding PH domain-containing protein has translation MTMFEPKRQHPAYILTVFLEQIKNVLIPLIILLISGGKGSMFQYLFAGVLIFFPVASAIIKWYRFTYYITEEEFRIRSGLFVIENTFIQKERIQSFSINAGFIQQLFNVVSVRIETAGGKKAEGILNAIPKEVALSLKNEVLSSKKKKVDSVVAEGNSVQAESFVDISLTIETRKLFLAGITSFEVGLAFAVLASLFSQIEDLLPHSIYVAIYNQIQSFTYMMFFIAFLGSLLLALIFSTIRYILKFANFTVQRRENRIIITRGLLEKNEFTVSLKRIQGVVIKEGIIRQLFGYSTVYVEAVGMGDKQEQGRHVLHPFIKTKDVQLFLKNFLPTINYEDIANRAPKRARKTYYSRMLIIFLLIASGIVLLPFVHFWAYAIVLIGLLIAELGFRNAGYTLLDRTVIVQSGYFSRTTAILPKERIQVLIGEQSFLQRRVKLKTIYITILSSQFGHTYQVRHLDEKDVNRMIGWFSK, from the coding sequence ATGACGATGTTTGAGCCAAAAAGACAACATCCAGCTTATATCCTAACCGTATTTTTAGAACAAATAAAAAACGTACTAATACCACTTATTATTCTTCTAATTTCAGGTGGTAAAGGGTCAATGTTTCAATATTTGTTTGCTGGAGTTCTAATTTTTTTTCCTGTTGCATCAGCGATCATTAAATGGTATCGCTTTACTTACTATATAACTGAAGAAGAGTTTCGAATTCGTTCAGGATTATTTGTAATTGAAAATACATTTATTCAAAAAGAACGAATCCAATCTTTTTCAATCAATGCTGGTTTTATTCAACAGCTTTTTAATGTTGTGAGTGTTCGAATTGAAACAGCTGGTGGAAAAAAAGCTGAAGGTATTTTAAATGCTATACCAAAAGAAGTGGCACTTTCATTAAAGAATGAAGTCTTAAGTTCTAAAAAGAAAAAAGTAGATTCGGTTGTAGCTGAGGGAAATAGTGTACAGGCAGAATCATTTGTTGATATTAGTTTAACAATTGAAACGAGAAAACTTTTTTTAGCTGGAATCACTTCATTTGAGGTTGGACTAGCTTTTGCCGTACTAGCATCGTTATTTTCACAAATTGAGGACTTGCTTCCACATAGTATATATGTAGCAATATACAATCAAATTCAATCGTTTACTTATATGATGTTTTTTATTGCATTTTTAGGTAGTTTATTGCTTGCGTTAATCTTCTCTACAATAAGATACATATTAAAATTTGCAAACTTTACAGTCCAAAGAAGAGAAAATCGAATTATTATAACAAGAGGATTATTAGAAAAAAATGAATTTACGGTTTCCTTAAAAAGGATTCAAGGTGTCGTTATAAAGGAAGGGATCATTCGTCAATTATTTGGTTATTCAACAGTTTATGTAGAAGCTGTTGGGATGGGGGATAAGCAGGAGCAAGGTAGGCATGTTCTTCATCCATTTATTAAAACGAAGGATGTACAATTATTCCTAAAAAACTTTCTACCTACTATTAACTATGAAGATATTGCAAATCGAGCACCAAAAAGAGCCCGAAAAACGTATTATTCTAGAATGTTGATTATTTTTCTTCTTATTGCAAGCGGGATCGTATTACTTCCATTTGTCCATTTTTGGGCATATGCAATCGTATTAATAGGCTTACTTATTGCTGAATTAGGATTTAGAAACGCCGGCTATACATTATTAGATCGTACAGTGATTGTTCAATCTGGTTACTTCTCAAGAACAACTGCGATTTTACCAAAAGAGAGAATACAAGTACTGATAGGTGAACAAAGTTTTCTGCAAAGAAGAGTAAAACTAAAAACGATTTATATAACAATCCTATCAAGTCAATTTGGTCACACTTATCAAGTAAGACATTTAGATGAAAAAGATGTAAATCGAATGATTGGATGGTTTAGTAAATAA